TGCGGAACCGCCTCATCCACCAGTCCCAGCCTTAACGCCTGCTTTGCCCGTAGTGCTTTGCCGGTCAGCATCAGATTCAGCGCCTGCGAGGCACCAATCAGCCGCGGCAGGCGCTGCGTCCCGCCGCTGCCCGGCAACAGGCCCAGCTGTACTTCCGGTAACCCCAGCCGGGTTTTATCATCCAGCGTACAGACGCGCCTGTCGCAGGCCAGTGCCAGTTCCAGACCACCGCCGAGGCAGGCCCCATGGATCGCAGCCACCACCGGCACCGGCAGCGCGGCAATTTCCGACATAATACGCTGCCCCTGTTCCGCCAGCTGGCGCGCCTCATCGGCGCTGCGGCAGGCGTCAATCATGCCGATATCCGCACCGGCGATAAAAGAATCGGGTTTGCCGGAGATAAAAATCAACCCAACCAAATCCGGCTGCTGACGCAGCTGGGCGATAACGCCACGGATCTCCTGAATAAATGCCGCCCTGAGGGTATTGATTTTTTCGTTGGGTACATCGATGGTCACCACGGCAATATTGTCGCTGCGCACGCTGAAATGAAATGCGGATTGCTGTTCCATAATCTTATTCAACCTCCAGTACCATCGCCGTACCCAGACCACCCGCCGCACAGGCGGTAACCAGCCCCAGCCCACCGCCGCGACGGCGCAGTTCGTTCAGCGTTTGGGTTATCATGCGTGCGCCGGTGGCGGCAAAAGGGTGACCGTAAGCGATAGAGCCGCCCAGCACGTTGAATTTTGCCTCATCGACCTCACCCAGCGCCCGATCGCGGTTAAGCTGTTCGCGAGCAAAACGCGCATCGTGAAACAGTTGCAGGTTAGCCAGCGTCTGTGCGGCAAAGGCTTCGTGCATATCAATCAGGGTTAAATCATTCAGCGTGATACCCGCACGATCCAACGCCAGCGGCGAAGCGTACGCTGGCCCCAGCAGCATATCCTGCCAGACATCGGTAGCGGTAAAAGCGTAGCTGCGCAGATAGCCCAGCGGCGTAATACCCAGCTCTCGCGCTCGGGTTTCCGTCATCAACACGACCGCCGCAGCGCCGTCGGTAAGCGGCGTGCTGTTAGCCGCCGTCACGCTGCCGTGCCGCCGATCGAAAGCGGGACGCAGTCGCGCGTAATCTTCAACGGCGCTGTTCTCCCGCACATTATTATCCTGACGCAGAGCGCTACGCCACGGTGCCACCCAGGCGGTTATCACTTCGTCATCAAGGCGGCCTTCACGCCAGGCCTGCGCTGCACGCTGGTGGGAACGATGCGCCAGCGCATCCTGACGTTCGCGGCTGATACCGTAACTTTTTGCCATCTGTTCGGCGGTATCGCCCATCCGCAGGCCGGTGGAGTATTCAGCCACTGCGGGCGGCATCGGCAGCAGATCGCGCGGACGTAGCTGGCTAAACAGCTTAAGCTTTTTTCCCAGGGTGCGCGTTTTGCTGAGATCGACCAGCGTTCGGCTCAGCTTTTTGCTGACGCCGATCGGCAGTACTGAAGAAGAATCCGCGCCGCCAGCGATCCCGGCGCTGACATTGCCAGCCAGCATGCTTTCCGCCAGGTTAGCGACCGCCTGGAAACTGGTGGCACATGCACGGCTGACGCTGTAAGCATCGGTTCTGACATTCAGTCCGCTGCTGAGCACAATTTCACGGGCGATATTGGGCGCTTCCGGCATCTGGATGACCTGACCAAAGACCAGCTGCTCGATAATCTCTGTCGGTATTTCGCTGCGGGCCATCAGTTCACTGATAACCATGCGTCCCAGCTCGATAGCCGGAATACCGTGCAGCGCCGTGGCCTGACGGGCGAAAGGCGTGCGAAGCCCATGGGTAATGGCGATGCGATCGCCCTGACGCGTCAGCAAAGGAAGCGCTCTGCTCATTATTTTCACCTGTTAACCACGACCGCAGCATCATTGCCAAAGAGGTCAGATCCGACCAGTGTTAACCAGTTTGTAACAAGCTGCCAGCGGTGCGCGCAGAAAATGAGAGCAGCGGCACAGTTGCCGTTAACGGGAGGAAATACGGTGCAAAAGCGGGAAAGGACAGACAGGCGGCGCCGTTGAACACAGCGCCGCGGCGGAGAATTAGCGCAGGCCCAGCTGGAAAATCAGCGTTTCAGCCTGGCAGCTGAAAGTAAAATCGACGTTCAGAAGAACGCCATCTGGCTGGTCAGTAAAGCGGGCGTTAATTTCGCAAGGTTCAGATTCCACGCCACGCGCTTTTTCCGTCAGCGTTGCCAGCATCGCTTCCGCCTGCTGGCGGTTATCAAACAGCCGCGCCCAGGAAGCGGTGCAGTCGCTGTTATCCATTACGGTGCCTACATCCACACAGCAGCAGGCCGCCGTTTCATTGGCGCTACATTTATTCAGAGCATCACTCATTATTATCTCCCACTATTCGCTTTATAAGGCATGAATAAATTGTTCGTTATTTTACGCCGTTCATTCATCCATCACTAAATAGTGTGAGTGCTATCACTGATATTATTGATCTGGCGCAGGAATAAAGCGGCGCATCGGCTAAAAGACACACGTTTTTGCTACGTGGATCTTATTTCATCGATCATATTTGAAATATTTTAAAAACAATATTGCAACATACACACAGGTCAGACCTATACTGTGCGCACTGGTCTGATTTGTGCGTTGTATTTCAGCCCCTACAATCCCCGGTCCCTTGTTACGTCGTGTAACAGAATTTATAAAAATCACATAATGAGGTTGTGGTCATGAACCATAAAAACCTGTGTGCAAAAACAGCATTGGCGGCTGCAGTGGCACTAGCTTCCGGCAATCTTTACGCAGCGGGCTTCCAGCTCAATGAGTTTTCTTCCGTTGGTTTAGGACGCGCCTATTCTGGCGAAGGCGCAATCGGCGATACGGCGGCTTCCGCCAGCCGCAACCCGGCTACCATGGCATTAATGGATCGCCCGATGTTTTCTGTCGGTGCGGTATTTATCGATCCGGACGTGAATATTGATGGCGATAGCGCTTCTGGCAACAGCCTGAAAGCCGAAAATATCGCGCCTACGGAGTGGGTGCCTAATATTCATTATGTGCAACCGATTAACGATCGCTGGTGGATTGGCGCCTCTGCCACCACCAATTACGGCCTTGCCACCGAATTTAATGATGACTACGCAGGCGGTGCCTACGGCGGCAAAACCGATCTGCTGACTACCAACCTGAATTTAAGCACTGCCTGGCGCATGAATGAACATTTCAGCTTCGGCGTGGGCTTTGATGCCGTTTATGCGCGGGCGAAGATTGAGCGCTATCTTGGCGAATACAGCGGCCTGGTTACCGCCGCAACCGGACTTCCGGCTCGTGCCGATACGCAGGTAGCGCACCTGAAAGGTGACGAATGGGGCTACGGCTGGAATGCTGGTGTGCTTTACGAAGTGGATGAAAATAACCGCTTCGGCCTGACCTACCGTTCTGAAGTGAAAATCGATTTCGACGGCGACTATAAGAGTTCAATTCCACCGCAGCTGAACACCATTGCCGGTGCGCTGGGCCTGCCTTATGGCACCGGTGGCAGTACCATCCCGGGCGCACTGACGCTGAACCTGCCGGAGATGTGGGAAGTTTCAGGCTACCATAAAGTCGCGCCACAGTGGGCGGTACACTATAGCCTGGCCTATACCAGCTGGAGTCAGTTCCAGGAGCTGAAAGCTACCGGTAACAACGGTCAGGAGCTGTTTTATAAGCAAGAAGGCTATAAAGATGCTTACCGCATCGCGCTGGGCACCTCTTATTTTTACGATAAGAACTGGACGTTCCGTGCCGGTATCGCCTTTGATGACAGCCCGGTTCCGGCTGACAGACGCTCAATTTCTATTCCCGATCAGGATCGTTTGTGGCTGAGCGCCGGTGCCTCGTATGCCTTTAACGATAATGCGTCAGTAGACGTTGGCGTATCTTATATGCACGGTCAGAAAGTGACGGTACGTGAAGGTGTGGATCCGGTTGCCACCGCACGTAACGGCGCAAGCACCCCTTATGAATTCGATTCAGAAGGTAAAGCCTGGCTTTACGGCGCTAACTTTAACTATCGCTTCTGATAGCAGAGCTGAAAGGAAAAAAGCGGGAGATTCCCGCTTTTTTTATGGCACTAAGCTTAAGGCACAGGGAGGCCGGGCAGAAGAGTAAAGCGTCCCGCGCCATGGACGGCGCGGGCCGAGCGGTCATGGATGACGGATTTTGCGTCTTTACGTTCGGCCCGGCCTCCCTGTGCAGTCACGGTCTTTATCTTTTAAAAGCGGAACCCCTTCCGCTTTCTGCTCTTACTCCGCCTCGGCAGCGTCGATATCGTCCAGATCGCCTTCAATCGCCTGCGCGTTCGGGTTCTCCGCTGGCTTCAGCTTACCGCCGTTTGCCAGGAAATCGTGCCGCTGGAAATAGGCGTTACGTATAAACGCATAGGGATCGCTGGTATTACGCAAAATCGCATCGGAATCCAGCAGCTGCGCGCGCGTCTCGACGCCTTCCAGCATCCATTTACCGGCGGTCATCGGCCAGCTCAGCCAGCCCAGCACCGGATAGAGCGTATCCACATAGTCACCACCATCCTCACGCGGCGTAAAACTGCCGTAGCCGGGCAACACCACATAAGGCCCGTAGCCAACGCCCCAGGCTCCTAATGTGCCACCGAAACGCTGCGGCTCCTCGCGCGCCAGCTTCTCGTTAGCCATTCCCGCAACATCAATAAAGCCACCCATGCCCAGCACGGTATTCAGGAAAAAGCGGTTAAAGTGAATCATGCCGCGCCTGGGATCGCCGCGCAGGAAGGAGTTCACCATCGCCGCCGGTTCATCAAGGTTTCCCAGGAAATTGCTGAGGCCGGTACGCGCCGGAACGGGCACATAATCGCGCCATGCCACCGCCACCGGGCGCAAAACGTAAGGATCCAGCACGTTGTAGTTAAAATTAAACATCGTGCGGTTAAAACCTTCCAGCGAATCGGAACGCCCCTGCGGTTCGCGATTATCCTGAGAGCTGGCGCAGCCGACTAACAGTATGCTTGCCAGCGCCAACCCCGTCAGGCGGTAGTTCATAATCTTCTCCCTGTACTGATTGAGTGCTTACCGTTTCAGGGCTGCTGCTGATTGATCTCAACAGTCAGATGCTGCTGACCATCAAAGGGCGTCAGTGCGCTCTCGCCAAACCAGTCGCCGGTTTGCGGAGTAGCGCTGCCTTCACGTATGATGCGCACGCGTGCCAGCACCTGATGCTGCGCAGAAAGCAGACGATCCGCTACCATGGCGTTGCTATCATCCAGCGTCAGCGATAGCGGAAAATGACTCAGCGGCAACCGCTTAACCGCCACCGGAACCGGTGAAACACCGTCGAAAACAGAAATATACATGACTCCGCCCTGCGGTAACATTTTTTCTGCTTCCGGTGCCAGCGTAATGGTCAGCGACAGCTTGCTGGTTTGCAGCCCTGCGGCAGTCTTCGCCTGTTCAATATTGCGCTTTACCTGCGCAATACGCGTATCGCCCGCGGGCAACAGCAACAGCATGGTTTGCCAGGCACCGATGGCCCGCTGGTACTGCTGCTGCTCAAATGCGTTAAACGCCGCAAGGCTAAGTATGCGCACATTATCGGGATTCTGCTTTAACATCGCGTTAAGCATCGCTTGCGCTTCCCGATTATCCTGCGGATCGCTGGAGCGCGTCAGCACATCTGCATAGCTGAGCTTGATCTCTTCATTATTCGGTGCCAGCTGTAACGCACGCTGAAACGACTGCACGGCAGTATTACGATTATTTAACACCATGCCGATGCGTCCCAGAATCAGCCAGTCATGTACGCTGTCCTTATCCTGCTGTAGCGCAGTACGCATCCCCAATCCCAGACGTGCCAGCTCTTCTACCGACAGCGGCTTCGCTTCCGCGTCCAGCAGGCGCGCACGCAGCGCGGGATATTCCGCCTGTACCTGCTGCCAGCCAACCAGACCCGGCAGATCGCCGGTTTTCAGGTAACAGCCCAGGCTAACCAGCACCAGAACCAGCACGCCCGGCAACAACACCCAGCGGCTCAGCGGGCGCACCGGCGTCGCGGGCGTCGCATCGGCAGGAATATCCGCCAGCAGCGTTTGCTGTAGCTCCTGCACCATCGGCTGACGCGCGGCGATAACGCCCAGCGCCTCATCCTGCTCCAGCTCCTTCAGCCGCTGCTGATAAAAAAGCGTATTCAGCGCGTTGCGATCGACGGCAGCATGGCGATCGCCCCGCCAGCCCGCTGCAAGCAACAGCACAGTCGATGCCGCCAGCAGCGCTATAACTACTATCCAGAAAAGCGTCATTATGGTTTCCTGTCACCGTTCAGCAGCGCATCAAGCCGCTGCTGCTCCGCTTCGTCCAGCTGCTCGCTCTCGGCCGGCAGACGGCGGCTGCGTAAAAAAATCACCAGACCGCCCGCCAGGATAAACAGCAGCGGCCCGGCCCACAGCACCAGCGTTGATGCCCGCATCGGCGGCTGATAGGTAACGAAATCGCCGTAGCGCGCAATCATATACTCTGTAATCTGCTCTTCACTCTGTCCCTGCTTCAGCAGCTGATAAACTTTCATTCGCATATCGGCGGCAATCATCGCGTTGGAATCGCCAATGCTGTTGTTCTGGCATTTAGGACAGCGCAGCGAGGTGGTAAGCTCACGGTACTGCTGCTCCTGCTGTGCGGAATCAAACTGCCAGGTTTCAATTGCCGCCAGCGCGCTCAGGCTGAGCAGCATCCCCGCCAGTAACAGAATTACTTTTCTCATCTCTCCGCCTCTTTGCTGTATTTTTGCCACAGCGGTGCCAGTTCCTGTTGCCAGACACGATCGTTCAAATCCCCCGCATGGCGATAACGAATAATGCCCTGACCATCAATCAAAAATGTTTCCGGTGCGCCATACACGCCCAGATCCAGGCCGAGCATACCGCTGCCGTCATACAGGCTGAGCGCATAAGGATTACCAAGCGTATTCAGCCAGTTAATCGCTTTTGCGCGATCGTCCTTATAGTTCAGCCCCACCACGCGCACGCCCTGTTCCGCCAGGACGTTGAGATATTGATGCTCAGCGCGGCAGGTAGGACACCAGGTTGCCCAGACGTTCAGCAACAGCGGTTTGCCGTCCGCCAGCACCGACTGATTAAAGGTTTTACCCGGAATATCCAGCGCTTCCAGCTTAAACAGCGGCACCGGCTTGCCGATCAACGCCGATTCCAGCCGCGTCGGATCGTCGCCGTCGGCATTACGCGATAGCTGCCACATCAGCGCTGCGGCCAGCAACAGAAAAAGAATCAGCGGAATAAAAAGGATCTTCTTGTTCATACCGTTTCCCGTTGCGCTTTGTGACGGCTGCGGTAACGCGGATCGAGCAGGCAAAGCAGCCCGCCGCAGGCCATAAACAGGCCGCCGTACCATATCCAGCGCACAAAAGGTTTGTAATAAATCCGCACCGCCCAGGAACCATCGCTGAGTTCCTCGCCAAGCGCAGCATAAAGATCGCGCGTCAGGCCGCCGTCAATTGCCGCTTCGGTCATCATACTGCGCGCCACGTTGTAGTAGCGTTTTTCCGCCCGCAGGGTCGCCTCTGGTTTGCCGTTACGCGTTACGTCGATCAATGCCTCGCCGCCGCTGTAATTTGGCCCCTGTAGCTCCCGCACTTCGCGGAACAGGAAGCGGTACTGATGGATATCAACGCTGTCACCGCCCTTCATACGCACATCGCGCTCAACGCTGTAATTCTGGCTGAAGGCGATACCGATTACCGTAACGGCAACGCCGAGGTGCCCCAGCACCATGCCCCAGTGGCTGCGCGACAGTTTGCTCATACCGCGCAGCAGGCTGTGTCGATGCGTGGCGCGTTCATGCAGCTCCAGCAGCGTCAATATAATGACCCACAGCGCCATCATCAGCCCAACCACCGTCATCGCCTCAATACGATCCTGCATCAGCCACGGCAGCAGCACCGACAGCAACAAGGTGATCAGCAGCGCCAGCGCCAGCCGTTTCCAGAGTTTTTGCGGTTCATCACGACGCCAGCGTACCAGCGGACCGATACCCAGCATCAGCGCAAACGGCGCCATCAGCCAGCTGAACATGGTGTTAAAAAACGGCTGACCGATAGAGATGGAGCCAAGCCCCAGCTGCTTATGTACCAGCGGCAGCAGCGTTCCCAGCAGCACAACCAGCATTCCGGCAATCAAC
The sequence above is a segment of the Mixta intestinalis genome. Coding sequences within it:
- the fadI gene encoding acetyl-CoA C-acyltransferase FadI translates to MSRALPLLTRQGDRIAITHGLRTPFARQATALHGIPAIELGRMVISELMARSEIPTEIIEQLVFGQVIQMPEAPNIAREIVLSSGLNVRTDAYSVSRACATSFQAVANLAESMLAGNVSAGIAGGADSSSVLPIGVSKKLSRTLVDLSKTRTLGKKLKLFSQLRPRDLLPMPPAVAEYSTGLRMGDTAEQMAKSYGISRERQDALAHRSHQRAAQAWREGRLDDEVITAWVAPWRSALRQDNNVRENSAVEDYARLRPAFDRRHGSVTAANSTPLTDGAAAVVLMTETRARELGITPLGYLRSYAFTATDVWQDMLLGPAYASPLALDRAGITLNDLTLIDMHEAFAAQTLANLQLFHDARFAREQLNRDRALGEVDEAKFNVLGGSIAYGHPFAATGARMITQTLNELRRRGGGLGLVTACAAGGLGTAMVLEVE
- a CDS encoding YfcZ/YiiS family protein, with the protein product MSDALNKCSANETAACCCVDVGTVMDNSDCTASWARLFDNRQQAEAMLATLTEKARGVESEPCEINARFTDQPDGVLLNVDFTFSCQAETLIFQLGLR
- the fadL gene encoding long-chain fatty acid transporter FadL codes for the protein MNHKNLCAKTALAAAVALASGNLYAAGFQLNEFSSVGLGRAYSGEGAIGDTAASASRNPATMALMDRPMFSVGAVFIDPDVNIDGDSASGNSLKAENIAPTEWVPNIHYVQPINDRWWIGASATTNYGLATEFNDDYAGGAYGGKTDLLTTNLNLSTAWRMNEHFSFGVGFDAVYARAKIERYLGEYSGLVTAATGLPARADTQVAHLKGDEWGYGWNAGVLYEVDENNRFGLTYRSEVKIDFDGDYKSSIPPQLNTIAGALGLPYGTGGSTIPGALTLNLPEMWEVSGYHKVAPQWAVHYSLAYTSWSQFQELKATGNNGQELFYKQEGYKDAYRIALGTSYFYDKNWTFRAGIAFDDSPVPADRRSISIPDQDRLWLSAGASYAFNDNASVDVGVSYMHGQKVTVREGVDPVATARNGASTPYEFDSEGKAWLYGANFNYRF
- the mlaA gene encoding phospholipid-binding lipoprotein MlaA — encoded protein: MNYRLTGLALASILLVGCASSQDNREPQGRSDSLEGFNRTMFNFNYNVLDPYVLRPVAVAWRDYVPVPARTGLSNFLGNLDEPAAMVNSFLRGDPRRGMIHFNRFFLNTVLGMGGFIDVAGMANEKLAREEPQRFGGTLGAWGVGYGPYVVLPGYGSFTPREDGGDYVDTLYPVLGWLSWPMTAGKWMLEGVETRAQLLDSDAILRNTSDPYAFIRNAYFQRHDFLANGGKLKPAENPNAQAIEGDLDDIDAAEAE
- the ccmI gene encoding c-type cytochrome biogenesis protein CcmI, encoding MTLFWIVVIALLAASTVLLLAAGWRGDRHAAVDRNALNTLFYQQRLKELEQDEALGVIAARQPMVQELQQTLLADIPADATPATPVRPLSRWVLLPGVLVLVLVSLGCYLKTGDLPGLVGWQQVQAEYPALRARLLDAEAKPLSVEELARLGLGMRTALQQDKDSVHDWLILGRIGMVLNNRNTAVQSFQRALQLAPNNEEIKLSYADVLTRSSDPQDNREAQAMLNAMLKQNPDNVRILSLAAFNAFEQQQYQRAIGAWQTMLLLLPAGDTRIAQVKRNIEQAKTAAGLQTSKLSLTITLAPEAEKMLPQGGVMYISVFDGVSPVPVAVKRLPLSHFPLSLTLDDSNAMVADRLLSAQHQVLARVRIIREGSATPQTGDWFGESALTPFDGQQHLTVEINQQQP
- a CDS encoding cytochrome c-type biogenesis protein, which codes for MRKVILLLAGMLLSLSALAAIETWQFDSAQQEQQYRELTTSLRCPKCQNNSIGDSNAMIAADMRMKVYQLLKQGQSEEQITEYMIARYGDFVTYQPPMRASTLVLWAGPLLFILAGGLVIFLRSRRLPAESEQLDEAEQQRLDALLNGDRKP
- a CDS encoding DsbE family thiol:disulfide interchange protein: MNKKILFIPLILFLLLAAALMWQLSRNADGDDPTRLESALIGKPVPLFKLEALDIPGKTFNQSVLADGKPLLLNVWATWCPTCRAEHQYLNVLAEQGVRVVGLNYKDDRAKAINWLNTLGNPYALSLYDGSGMLGLDLGVYGAPETFLIDGQGIIRYRHAGDLNDRVWQQELAPLWQKYSKEAER